In a single window of the Papaver somniferum cultivar HN1 chromosome 8, ASM357369v1, whole genome shotgun sequence genome:
- the LOC113304935 gene encoding cyclin-SDS-like, giving the protein MVPQFHSLKQYNLSLSSDSLLSFRGLFHFENNLKPIHRDFLLQLKIMKAIESRMSEKSNFTKKNQKFEPVSIMKKLRSKIPRRKRFQISPILGESSSNSLYRVEKRKPNDEVSSVLIPDEISCTSNLISVGSETLQEFKLSLKQQQEQKKKQVVVSKTENCSDDRRILTRYCYKQKEIEETATEKVSESHSCGVVFSGDEFSGRKWKSRARKVDENDEGGNNRNVSEAISFSETSCIQSVYSSIKNSRKNSKSEEEFTSNDSVAKKAKVEIQGGESVSEIMFVPKSNSELKNENEFVGDEIRAPVASISDLSRNYCKVESNLKFADSESTAINQKPEDFESDCELVCSEEYSYGAEESDYSKTISDLDSEFSDYVGSSLYDSESQTDFSQGSDLNPTTYYSFLTEYSKEFSRLSFVASSDCKISSQIHKDYSEKLTVNENHEDSYTKFRRRERNHVILKDYFEDYYTTTDYGDFLLQQRQAIVNWITDVSSESGLRELNLETVFLCVSLMDRFLSQGFFKTKRKLQLLGIACLTLATRIEENQMYNCIRQKTFQIGSDVYSRCEVVAMEWLVQEILNFQCFLPTTYNLLWFYLKAARADQEMEDTAKYLAVLSLMDPDLLCYWPSTVAAGLVILSALVSNKDSSCQFIMETHVRTYNDDLPECIESLEWMVKYVS; this is encoded by the exons ATGGTCCCACAATTTCATTCTTTAAAACAGTACAACCTCTCTCTCTCCTCAGATTCTCTTCTCAGTTTTCGCGGTTTATTTCATTTTGAAAATAATTTGAAACCGATTCATCGAGATTTTCTTCTGCAACTGAAGATAATGAAAGCAATTGAGAGTAGAATGTCTGAGAAAAGTAATTTTACAAAGAAGAATCAAAAATTCGAACCAGTATCAATAATGAAGAAGCTCCGATCAAAGATTCCTCGTCGAAAACGTTTTCAGATCTCTCCAATTCTCGGTGAATCTTCTTCAAATTCTTTATACAGAGTAGAAAAGCGTAAACCAAACGATGAGGTATCATCAGTATTGATTCCAGATGAGATTTCGTGTACATCAAACTTGATTTCAGTTGGATCTGAAACGCTTCAAGAGTTTAAACTTTCCCtgaagcagcagcaggagcagaagaagaaacaaGTTGTAGTTTCTAAAACTGAAAATTGTTCTGATGATAGAAGAATCCTCACTAGATATTGCTACAAACAGAAGGAGATTGAAGAAACGGCAACGGAGAAGGTATCAGAATCTCATTCTTGTGGTGTAGTATTCTCCGGCGATGAGTTTTCCGGGAGAAAATGGAAAAGTAGAGCTCGTAaagttgatgaaaatgatgaaggaGGTAATAATCGTAATGTTTCTGAAGCAATCTCTTTCTCTGAAacttcttgtattcaatcagttTATTCTTCGATTAAAAACTCAAGGAAAAATTCCAAATCGGAGGAGGAATTTACTAGTAATGATTCAGTTGCTAAGAAAGCCAAGGTGGAAATTCAAGGAGGTGAAAGTGTTTCAGAGATCATGTTTGTTCCAAAATCTAATTCcgaattgaaaaatgaaaatgaattcgTCGGTGATGAAATCAGAGCTCCGGTGGCGTCAATTTCAGATTTGTCGAGAAATTACTGTAAAGTTGAATCGAATTTGAAATTCGCCGATTCAGAATCAACAGCGATCAATCAAAAACCTGAAGACTTTGAATCAGACTGTGAACTCGTTTGTTCTGAAGAGTATTCTTATGGCGCTGAAGAATCAGATTACTCAAAGACAATTTCCGATCTAGATTCTGAATTCTCAGATTATGTGGGATCATCACTTTACGATTCTGAATCTCAAACTGATTTTTCTCAAGGATCAGATTTAAATCCGACTACTTATTACTCATTTCTTACTGAATACTCAAAGGAATTCTCCAGATTAAGCTTTGTAGCTTCTTCAGATTGCAAAATCTCTTCACAGATCCACAAAGACTATTCCGAGAAACTCACAGTAA atgaaaatcatgaAGATAGTTACACCAAATTCAGACGCAGAGAAAGAAATCATGTGATTCTAAAAGATTACTTCGAAGATTATTACACAACAACAGACTATggagattttcttcttcaacagagGCAAGCAATTGTTAACTGGATAACCGATGTAAGTTCA GAATCAGGTCTCAGGGAGCTCAATTTAGAGACAGTGTTCTTATGTGTAAGCCTGATGGACAGATTTTTAAGCCAAGGCTTCTTCAAAACCAAAAGGAAGCTTCAACTGCTTGGAATTGCTTGCCTCACCTTGGCCACAAGAATCGAAGAAAATCAGATGTACAACTG TATAAGGCAAAAGACATTCCAGATTGGGAGCGATGTGTATAGCAGGTGTGAAGTTGTTGCCATGGAGTGGTTAGTTCAAGAGATCCTCAACTTCCAATGTTTCTTGCCCACCACTTACAACCTATTATG GTTCTATCTGAAAGCAGCAAGAGCGGATCAGGAAATGGAGGACACGGCCAAGTATCTTGCAGTTCTGTCTTTGATGGACCCTGACCTGCTGTGCTACTGGCCATCAACTGTTGCCGCCGGTTTGGTCATTCTTTCAGCCTTGGTATCCAATAAGGATTCCTCCTGCCAATTCATCATGGAG ACTCACGTCAGAACCTACAACGACGATCTACCAGAATGCATAGAAAGCCTAGAATGGATGGTGAAGTATGTGAGTTAG